From Aurantimicrobium sp. INA4, one genomic window encodes:
- the dapA gene encoding 4-hydroxy-tetrahydrodipicolinate synthase, with protein MATAENPFGQVLVALVTPFTADGEVDWNDVEKHIDSVVSNGADGIVVTGTTGETSTLTDDEKVKLVEVGKKVAGNRAKIIMGGPSNETAHAIELAKKSAKAGADGIMAVTPYYNKPTQAGVLTHFRMVADATDLPFIMYDIPGRAGIQIQYETILRLAKHPNIVAVKDAKGDFSEVSRVLNQTDLLYFSGDDANVLPHMAIGASGLIGVTANVAPAPYRAMVDAVNRGDLTAATQQHMALEPLVRAIMTHVPGTVAAKYVLHGLGRIGSPRVRLPLVGPEEWEAAKIEDEIALVGAIEGVDFSNFRPDRNAAAGGALPKIAGTTR; from the coding sequence GTGGCTACAGCAGAAAACCCCTTCGGACAGGTCCTTGTCGCGCTCGTAACTCCCTTTACTGCAGACGGTGAAGTCGACTGGAACGATGTCGAAAAGCACATTGACAGTGTTGTTTCCAACGGCGCTGACGGCATCGTCGTCACCGGCACTACCGGTGAAACCAGCACTTTGACCGACGATGAGAAGGTCAAGCTCGTCGAGGTTGGCAAGAAGGTTGCTGGCAATCGCGCCAAAATCATCATGGGTGGTCCCTCTAACGAGACAGCACACGCCATAGAACTTGCAAAGAAGAGTGCCAAGGCTGGTGCTGACGGCATCATGGCTGTCACGCCCTATTACAACAAGCCCACACAGGCTGGTGTTCTCACTCACTTCCGCATGGTTGCTGACGCAACCGACTTGCCCTTCATCATGTATGACATTCCAGGTCGTGCGGGCATCCAGATTCAGTACGAAACCATCCTGCGTTTGGCTAAACACCCCAACATCGTTGCAGTCAAAGATGCCAAGGGAGATTTCAGCGAGGTAAGCCGAGTGCTCAACCAGACTGATCTGTTGTACTTCTCGGGTGATGACGCAAACGTCCTCCCTCACATGGCTATCGGAGCTTCCGGCTTGATTGGTGTCACAGCAAACGTTGCCCCAGCTCCCTACCGCGCAATGGTTGATGCGGTGAATCGCGGTGACCTCACTGCAGCAACACAGCAACACATGGCGTTGGAGCCTCTGGTGCGTGCCATCATGACGCACGTACCCGGAACTGTTGCCGCTAAATATGTTCTCCACGGTTTGGGAAGAATTGGTAGCCCCCGTGTTCGTCTGCCACTTGTTGGTCCTGAAGAGTGGGAAGCAGCAAAGATTGAAGACGAGATTGCTCTCGTTGGAGCAATCGAGGGCGTTGATTTCTCAAACTTCCGTCCAGATCGCAATGCCGCCGCAGGCGGAGCATTGCCCAAAATCGCCGGCACTACAAGGTAG